In Acidimicrobiia bacterium, the sequence CGCGGTCGCGCTCCACCGCGAGCGCCCGGCCGGCACGCCGCGCAACGTGTGGCCCGGCACCATCGACGCCGTCGAGCCTCTCGGCGACCGCGCGCGCGTCCGCGTCGCCGCGCCGTTGCCCGTCGTCGCCGAGGTGACCGCGGCATCGGTGCGCGCGCTCGCGCTCCGCCCGGGCGAGCGCGTGTGGCTGTCGCTCAAGGCGACGGAGATCGACGTCTACCCGGCGTGAGTCGTACGTCCGCGGGTCGGCGTCGCCCGTGCGAGCAGGGACTCGACGCGCGCGCGTTCTCGAGCCGCCATGCGGCGCAGCGCGCTGATCGGCACGCGCTCCGCGCGGTACTCGGCCAGCGCGCAGGGTCGGCCGCCCAGGCGAATCTTGAAGCTCACGAGCGAGTCGACGCCCCCGGACTCGCCCATGTCGAACCACCGGCACCCGGCCTCGCATGCGTCGCGGATCGACTGCTCGTGCAGGAGCTCGTTGAGCCGAAGTGATCCGGCGAGCGCGCGGTCGCTCATCCCACGCCACCCCATCGCGATCGCGCCCTGGCGCACACAGAGGTCGGCCGCGGCGGCGACGCCGCCGACGCGCGCGACGTACACGGTGCACGCGTCGCCGAGCGCGCGCGCGACGAGCTGGAACTTGCGCAGCGGATCGGCGTGCATCCCGCCCTGGCGTACCAGCCACCGCGGCAGGCCGCGCCGGCGCGCGCTCGCGTCGAGCCAGCGGAGGTAGACGTCGTAGAGCTCGTCGACGAGCTGCGGTGAGTTCCCCCGCTCGATCGTCACACCGGCGTCCTCCGCGCGCCGGGCGGCGCGACGCAGGCTCTGGCACGTCTGGGGTGTGAAGCGCTCCGCCCACACCTGGTCGATGCCACCCTCCAGGTCGAGCACGTGCACGACGCGCGGCACGACCGCCAGCCCGTCGACGCGCGCCGCCCGCCACGTCGCGGCAGCGCCGAACGCGGGGCGGACGCTCGCCACGAGCACGCCCGACGCCGCGACCCGCGCGACGTCGTCGGCGACCAGGGCCACGTCGTCGACGTCCGCACCGCCGGGCGCCAGCGGGCCGCCCGGTCCCCACCCCGCGGGCAGCGACGCCTCGACCGTCAGCGCACCATGCGCCCATTCCCGACGGACCGCGGGCAGCACGACCGGCCGGTCCCCGGCCCGTTCGTACAGCCGGCTCGCGTCCGTCCACGGACCCGCGGCGCACACGCAGTCGAGCCACTCCGGCGTCTGCGACGGCATCGCGGTGGGATCGCTCGCGAGCACGGCACGCCAGACGTCGCGCGGCGCGGGCGTGGTGACGAGCACGAGCTCGCGCTCGCGGCCGCCCCGGAGGTCACGCGTGTGCCGCTCTCGCGCGTCGGCGCGCGTCACGACCGCGCGCATCCTTCACGAGCGCAGTGCCGCGACCGCGCGATCAGCTCGCGGGGACGTCCACCGTCACCCAGTCGACGAGCACGTGGCCTGCGACCGCGTCCGACGGCGGCGGACCCGACGTGTACGTCTCCGTCTGCAGGACGAGGTGCATCGGCGTGTCGGGGACCTGCGCGGTGGAGGTCCCGAGGACCCGGCCGTCGAGCGTGAACCGGCACGAGCCCGGGATCCACTCGATCGTCGCCGTGTGCCATCCCGTCCCTGCCTCGACGATGCCGGAGTCGTACGCGTCCTGACCCGAACCCCCCTGGCGGTGCATGAACGCGGTGGTCGTGTCCGCGCCGTCCAGGCGCGCCTCCGGGAAGTCGATCTCGCCGTCGGTCGGCCAGCGCTCGGAGTCGGGCCACAGGAGCCACGCCGTCTTGTACCCCGGAAGGACGTCCGAACGGAACCGCACCGTGTACCGGCCCGCGACCAGACCGCCCTCGGGTCCGGGCGCGCCCGGGACGATCGGCAGCGGGGCCGACACCATGTGGACACCGTGCTCGGTGTGGACGAAGTAGTCCAGCACCCCGTCGTGCTGGCTCAGCACGCTCGACGGCGTGTACGTCCCGTTGCCCGACGTGTCGGTCCACCCGTCGCGGTACGCCGTCCACCGGGTCGCCACCGCGGCGGGGAAGCTGCCGGTCGGCACCGTGACGGTGAAGTCGTCGGCGAAGACGCGTCGCCAACCGGGACCCGCGTCGCCGGGCATCGTCTCGCCCGACGGTGCCGGCGACGGCCCGCTCACGGGCTTCCTCGCCGGTGAGGCCGGCGACCACGCCGCGCACGCGCCGACGAGGACCAGCAGGGCGACACAGCCGAGAAGTTGACGGCGCGGGCGCGCGGGCAGGGGCATGGGCTCGCTTCGGTCGACGGGCGGTCGTTCGTGTGTCGACCGGCGACGGTGTGCGCCTTGAGCGCGATCGGCTGGTCACCGTGTGTCATTCGCGCGCGGCACGACCTGGACGGCTCCGGTACGTTCGCCCGGACACCGGTATGACGTCCCGCCCGGCTCCGTGACCGACCGCGAGACCACGCGCGACCGTCGCGACGCGCCCGGGCCGTGGCACCGAGGCAACGGCTCGTCGGTCGGACCCGACGGTGACGCTGACGGCGGGTTCGCGCCCATCGAGTCACCCGAGACGATCCTCCCGGCGCGGCGGCCTGCCGGCGGTCACCACGGGCCCCGCCGCCGACCACGCACGGACCGCCGCCGCCGGCCGCGCGGCGACGCGCGCCGCAAGGCGCGACGCGAACGGGCGCGCCGGCGGGTGGCCGCAGCGATCGCGGTGGTCGCCGCGGTCGCGGTCGCGCTCGGTGCGTGGTCCGTGCTCCGCACGTCGCCACCGTCGCGCGCGATGCCGCGCGACGACCCGCCGGGCTGGCGTCGCGTGCTCGCCGACGACTTCACCGGTCGGTCGCTCGACACCGCGAGATGGGGTGCGTACGAGGGCGAGCCCGGGGGCGACCCGGGCGGGTGGTGGGATCCGTCGCACGTCGTCGTACGCGACGGCGTCGCGAACCTCGAGACGTATCGCGATCGCCGCTTCGGCAACCGGTGGGTGTCCGGGGGAATGTCGAGCGCGCACGGGCTGCGCCAGACCTACGGCAAGTACCTCGTGCGCTTCCGCGTCGACCGCGGCGACGGCGTCCAGGCGATCCTGCTGCTGTGGCCGTCGTACGACACCAGCTCCGGCGCCGAGATCGACTTCGCCGAGAACGGCGGCGGGAACCGCGACCACGTCTCCGCGACGCTGCACTACGGCTCGGGCCGCCAGATCCAGCGCAGCGTGGACGCCGACTTCACGCGTTGGCACGTCGCCGGGGTCGAGTGGACACCGGGACGCGTCGCCTACACGCTCGACGGCCGGACGTGGGCCGTGGTGCGCTCGAGCGGCGTGCCCGCGACGCCGATGGAGCTGGACGCGCAGACGCAGGCCGGCACGTGCGGCGACCCGGACCAGCCGTGCCCGGACGCGCGGACCCCCCGGCGGGTCACGATGCAGATCGACTGGGTCGTGGCGTACCGGCGGCGCTGAACGCGGGGGCCGCCGACTGGCGCAGGAGGCGTGAGAGCGACGGCAGGAGCGCCACCGCGACGACGACGTGCG encodes:
- a CDS encoding GNAT family N-acetyltransferase, with amino-acid sequence MTRADARERHTRDLRGGRERELVLVTTPAPRDVWRAVLASDPTAMPSQTPEWLDCVCAAGPWTDASRLYERAGDRPVVLPAVRREWAHGALTVEASLPAGWGPGGPLAPGGADVDDVALVADDVARVAASGVLVASVRPAFGAAATWRAARVDGLAVVPRVVHVLDLEGGIDQVWAERFTPQTCQSLRRAARRAEDAGVTIERGNSPQLVDELYDVYLRWLDASARRRGLPRWLVRQGGMHADPLRKFQLVARALGDACTVYVARVGGVAAAADLCVRQGAIAMGWRGMSDRALAGSLRLNELLHEQSIRDACEAGCRWFDMGESGGVDSLVSFKIRLGGRPCALAEYRAERVPISALRRMAARERARVESLLARATPTRGRTTHAG
- a CDS encoding glycoside hydrolase family 16 protein — protein: MSGPSPAPSGETMPGDAGPGWRRVFADDFTVTVPTGSFPAAVATRWTAYRDGWTDTSGNGTYTPSSVLSQHDGVLDYFVHTEHGVHMVSAPLPIVPGAPGPEGGLVAGRYTVRFRSDVLPGYKTAWLLWPDSERWPTDGEIDFPEARLDGADTTTAFMHRQGGSGQDAYDSGIVEAGTGWHTATIEWIPGSCRFTLDGRVLGTSTAQVPDTPMHLVLQTETYTSGPPPSDAVAGHVLVDWVTVDVPAS
- a CDS encoding glycoside hydrolase family 16 protein, coding for MTDRETTRDRRDAPGPWHRGNGSSVGPDGDADGGFAPIESPETILPARRPAGGHHGPRRRPRTDRRRRPRGDARRKARRERARRRVAAAIAVVAAVAVALGAWSVLRTSPPSRAMPRDDPPGWRRVLADDFTGRSLDTARWGAYEGEPGGDPGGWWDPSHVVVRDGVANLETYRDRRFGNRWVSGGMSSAHGLRQTYGKYLVRFRVDRGDGVQAILLLWPSYDTSSGAEIDFAENGGGNRDHVSATLHYGSGRQIQRSVDADFTRWHVAGVEWTPGRVAYTLDGRTWAVVRSSGVPATPMELDAQTQAGTCGDPDQPCPDARTPRRVTMQIDWVVAYRRR